The following coding sequences lie in one Chanos chanos chromosome 4, fChaCha1.1, whole genome shotgun sequence genomic window:
- the vox gene encoding ventral homeobox, with translation MVKSFSVDWLAQSYHDSSPKQELENMERTTPAPYRPHIPCVVQPRPPTSYDKVYLQPKPKVVRTAQKDTELIEDKEASFIPPLHPRACSSPSFSENSGYSSGYESEAAASECPSIEEGTEGEREGSHRRIRTKFTPDQINKLEKIFSKHKYLDAGERVKTALKLNLSETQVRTWFQNRRMKLKREVQDLRTEYFAPTFSPMIFPPIPSVQYHCINGQGLTFGPAPHMPYPHMMPQIPVQQMISHPPSHPALSTPHYF, from the exons ATGGTCAAGAGTTTCTCAGTGGACTGGCTAGCCCAGAGTTACCACGATTCTTCGCCTAAACAGGAATTAGAAAATATGGAGAGGACGACTCCAGCTCCTTACAGACCACACATTCCCTGCGTGGTTCAACCTCGACCCCCAACTTCTTATGACAAAGTTTATCTCCAGCCTAAACCTAAAGTTGTGAGGACTGCACAGAAGGACACCGAACTGATCGAGGATAAAGAAGCCAGCTTTATCCCGCCACTGCATCCAAGAGCCTGCTCCTCACCAAGCT TTTCAGAGAACAGCGGTTACTCTTCTGGTTACGAAAGCGAGGCAGCTGCTTCCGAATGCCCTTCTATTGAGGAAGGGACAGAAGGAGAGCGTGAAGGCTCTCACCGCAGAATCCGAACCAAATTCACCCCAGATCAGATCAACAAACTGGAGAAAATCTTCAGCAAGCATAAGTACCTGGATGCAGGCGAGAGAgtgaaaacagcactgaaactgaatctctctgaaacacag GTTAGAACTTGGTTCCAGAACAGAAGGATGAAGCTTAAACGTGAGGTCCAGGATCTGCGTACAGAGTACTTCGCGCCTACCTTTTCCCCCATGATCTTCCCGCCTATCCCGTCAGTTCAGTACCATTGTATCAATGGACAGGGACTGACTTTCGGACCGGCTCCACACATGCCCTACCCGCATATGATGCCCCAGATCCCGGTCCAACAAATGATCTCTCACCCGCCCAGTCATCCAGCCCTGTCGACGCCACACTACTTTTGA